In Synergistaceae bacterium, a single genomic region encodes these proteins:
- a CDS encoding transposase encodes MYPETVREVKQITKEYMEHYNYSRAHQSYDYKTPAEIYFSSPCENLEKAA; translated from the coding sequence ATGTATCCTGAAACAGTTAGAGAGGTAAAGCAGATTACAAAGGAGTACATGGAGCACTATAATTATTCCAGAGCTCACCAGTCCTATGATTACAAGACACCTGCTGAGATATACTTTTCATCGCCGTGTGAGAACTTAGAAAAAGCAGCTTAA
- a CDS encoding ATP-binding cassette domain-containing protein, producing the protein MTPVYIIKDRGVKKTVHAVDDVSFDIYPGETFGLVGESGCGKTTTGRTIIRLYNPTGGQVIYKGQDISGPMNKKMREFITDNIAMIFQDPIASLNPRMTVMEIVGEGLKIRGITDETRRNELVVDMLEHVGLQAEHAARYPHEFSGGQRQRIGIARALIINPQLVIADEPVSALDVSVQAQVINLLNMLKKEMGLTILFIAHNLSVVKYFSDRIGVMYFGKLVELADSEELFKNPMHPYTKALLSAIPQPDPRSERRRKRIHYDPQLHKYTEGNNPRYHEISEGHLIYCSDSEFEEYRREWKK; encoded by the coding sequence TTGACACCCGTATACATTATCAAGGATAGGGGTGTTAAGAAAACAGTTCATGCAGTTGATGATGTTTCATTTGATATATATCCCGGAGAGACCTTCGGATTAGTTGGCGAGTCTGGATGTGGAAAGACTACAACGGGTAGGACAATTATCAGGCTATACAACCCTACTGGTGGCCAAGTCATTTATAAAGGCCAGGATATTTCTGGACCTATGAATAAAAAGATGAGGGAATTCATTACAGATAACATTGCAATGATCTTTCAAGACCCGATTGCATCTTTAAATCCCAGGATGACAGTTATGGAGATAGTAGGAGAAGGGCTTAAAATTAGAGGGATTACAGACGAAACTAGAAGAAATGAGCTGGTCGTAGATATGTTAGAACATGTTGGGCTTCAGGCGGAACATGCAGCCCGTTATCCCCACGAATTCTCAGGTGGCCAAAGACAGCGAATTGGTATTGCCAGGGCCCTTATTATTAACCCTCAACTTGTTATTGCAGATGAACCAGTTTCTGCACTAGACGTTTCCGTCCAGGCCCAGGTCATTAATTTGCTGAATATGCTTAAAAAGGAAATGGGACTAACTATCCTATTTATTGCCCATAATCTTTCTGTCGTAAAATATTTTTCTGATCGCATTGGTGTAATGTATTTTGGTAAACTTGTAGAGCTTGCGGATTCTGAGGAGCTATTTAAAAACCCTATGCATCCCTATACTAAAGCTCTTTTATCAGCTATTCCACAGCCTGATCCACGCTCAGAGCGTCGTCGAAAGCGGATACACTATGATCCGCAACTACATAAGTACACGGAGGGTAATAATCCGAGATATCATGAAATTTCAGAAGGACATTTAATTTACTGCTCAGATAGTGAGTTTGAGGAGTATAGAAGAGA